The sequence CAGATGCCGGACGCCTCTGGATACTCTATTGTCCGCCAGCATAATTAAAGTATTTGTCGTCCTCGTTCCTCAGCTAAGTTCTGGCCAGCCATCGGATACCACACTGTTTCCCGGCCGACTTGGTCCTATTTGTCCTTCAACAGCGTGCGCCATTCGGACGCATGGATCAGGCCCGGCTAAGGTCCAGCAGTTCGGTGCCGTTATCGTACAAGATGCGGCGCAGGGCCCTCTGGCTGGAAACAAGTTTTCGCAAAGCTGCAAGGCATCTTGCGGCAATGCAATAACCAGTACTTGTACCTCCGCCTTTGCCATCGCGGCAGGCGCAATCGCTCCCCCAGATCAGTTTTTGGCTGTGGCGTTCGAGAAACCCACGCGAGAATTCTGGATCGCGCGTGACGGCATTCAGGCCCGAATCCGCCGAAAGGTCCCCATAAATATTGGGGTAATTCGCCAGAAGTTTATCCACTAATCCGCCGGGCTTCACCGGACCTTTGGGGTACATAGTGGTCGCATTGAGATTTGCACTGATGTGGCCCCACCAGGTCTGAGCATGCCCAATGAAATTAACTTTTGGAAACCGCTTCAGCACTTTCTCCAGATTTTCAAGCTCGAGGTTGTAGTGGTGATATTCAAAATGGAGCAGCACAGGGATATGGAGCTCCTCGGCTAACTTGTATACGCGGTCCATTTCCAGAGAATCCACCGGCACATGAAACTTCATTTCGCCAATGCCGATTGCTCCATGCCTGCGCCCAGCGCCCAACCCCGCGGATCGTAACTTTACAGCAGGCGCAGGCCAGCTCAGGCCTATGATTGATTTCTTCCTGGGACTCAGGTCATCCACGGGCCCTTCGAGCGCCGAACCGCCGATGTCGAGCATTCGCCCTTCGACAGGATCGGCACAGGCAAAGCGCACAAACTGGTCCGGATATTTAGCCTGTATCGCCGCGCAGTCGGCGTTGCCTCCCAGTTCCGAAAGCATCCAACCATCCCCAGCCAGCAGATTGGTGATCGTCACGCCATTGTATTGCTGATGGTCGACCAGTTGCTGATCGGAACGCCCCATGTAAAGAGCGTGCTGATGAAGGTCCAGAATGGGCTCCGACAACGCAGGAACTGCCAGCAGAGGCGCCGCTGCTATCCCAAGGCCTGCCGTCAGGAATTCCCGGCGGCTCAAATCGCCACACGCTTTCAAATCTTGCTGTTTCATCTTCCATCCTCACTTTCAATGGGGCTGTCTCTCAGGCCAGCGATGCAGTGTTTTTCGAAGGCTTGTGGAAGGCTTCGAGGAAATCACCCACATCCGGTTATGAGCCGATCAGGACGTGCTGATCCATGCTTAACTCCGCAGCACAAAGTTCATCGTTGGCAACAGGTGATTCTGTGCCTGGTATCGGTTCGGCTATTGCTTCGAAAACACCCGTCGACAGCCACACGAATTCAAGGCATCCTCCAGGTAGCCATCCTTGCTTAACGGGCGGTAAGTAAGGCCCGCCGCAATACCCTCTGCCCGCAGCACCTTGGCGAACGCATCGCAGCAAACGCCGCTGAAATGGCGGCTGTCATACCGGAATGCAAGCTCCAGGTAAGTTTGGCGCGTCGATTCAGGATAGGATTCTTGAAGCATGATGCCAACGGTGTTCTTGAACTCGATGCGAAAGGCT is a genomic window of Acidobacteriota bacterium containing:
- a CDS encoding amidohydrolase, encoding MKQQDLKACGDLSRREFLTAGLGIAAAPLLAVPALSEPILDLHQHALYMGRSDQQLVDHQQYNGVTITNLLAGDGWMLSELGGNADCAAIQAKYPDQFVRFACADPVEGRMLDIGGSALEGPVDDLSPRKKSIIGLSWPAPAVKLRSAGLGAGRRHGAIGIGEMKFHVPVDSLEMDRVYKLAEELHIPVLLHFEYHHYNLELENLEKVLKRFPKVNFIGHAQTWWGHISANLNATTMYPKGPVKPGGLVDKLLANYPNIYGDLSADSGLNAVTRDPEFSRGFLERHSQKLIWGSDCACRDGKGGGTSTGYCIAARCLAALRKLVSSQRALRRILYDNGTELLDLSRA